A single region of the Salicibibacter cibi genome encodes:
- a CDS encoding cell division protein SepF, which yields MGFKTRFKRFFDFDEEYYEEEEEVPADEETGTTAKHGKNVVSLQSVQQSAKMVLIEPRTYDEAQDVADHLKNRRSCVINMQRIPNDQAKRIVDFLSGTVYAIGGDIQKIGTGTFLCTPENVDVSGAISEFLHQESAEW from the coding sequence ATGGGCTTTAAAACAAGGTTTAAACGATTTTTTGATTTTGATGAAGAGTATTATGAGGAGGAAGAAGAAGTCCCTGCCGATGAAGAAACAGGGACAACGGCCAAGCATGGAAAAAATGTGGTCAGCTTGCAAAGTGTGCAACAGTCTGCGAAGATGGTTTTAATCGAACCGCGCACGTACGATGAAGCGCAAGATGTGGCGGATCACTTGAAAAACAGGCGTTCGTGTGTTATTAATATGCAGCGGATCCCGAACGATCAGGCCAAAAGAATCGTGGATTTTTTGAGCGGGACGGTATACGCGATCGGCGGGGACATCCAAAAGATAGGCACGGGCACGTTCCTTTGCACCCCGGAAAACGTCGATGTAAGCGGTGCGATTTCCGAATTTCTCCACCAGGAAAGTGCAGAATGGTAG